Proteins found in one Borreliella valaisiana VS116 genomic segment:
- the cdaA gene encoding diadenylate cyclase CdaA: MIDINDLNQIKDTFSRILDLSLISILVYYIYKNVINSYSTNLLKGMLILISIGIISYYLNLYTISWLLNYIANILPIAIVILFNQEIKKIIMQIGNFNLAFKLSNKKEETLKVISEILKAVKHLSENKSGSLICIEKKIQLEQIINKGTKIDALISSELLISLFERETPLHDGAVIISKNKLKYAGSFLPLSNVDSISKAFGTRHRAGLGISENSDAITIITSEETGSISITTNAKLEYNLSLNEIRNKLNLELIE, from the coding sequence ATGATAGACATAAATGATTTAAATCAAATAAAAGATACTTTTTCAAGAATTTTAGATCTAAGCTTAATTAGCATCTTGGTATACTACATATATAAAAACGTAATCAATTCTTATTCTACAAATCTATTAAAAGGAATGTTGATCCTCATCTCTATAGGAATTATCTCCTATTATTTAAATCTCTATACCATTAGTTGGCTGTTAAATTATATCGCCAATATATTACCAATAGCAATAGTCATACTTTTTAATCAGGAAATAAAAAAAATAATAATGCAAATTGGAAATTTCAATTTAGCCTTTAAGCTTTCAAATAAAAAAGAAGAAACTTTAAAAGTTATTTCTGAAATTCTAAAAGCAGTTAAACACCTATCTGAAAACAAATCTGGCAGCCTAATATGCATCGAAAAAAAAATACAGCTGGAGCAAATAATAAACAAAGGAACTAAAATTGATGCGCTAATATCTAGTGAACTGCTAATATCACTATTTGAGCGCGAAACCCCTCTTCACGACGGAGCTGTAATAATTAGTAAAAATAAATTAAAATATGCGGGCTCATTTTTACCATTATCTAATGTTGATTCTATTAGCAAAGCATTTGGAACAAGACACAGAGCAGGGCTTGGGATTTCCGAAAATTCTGACGCAATAACAATAATTACCTCCGAGGAGACTGGATCTATTTCCATCACAACCAATGCAAAATTGGAATACAACTTAAGCTTAAACGAAATTAGAAATAAATTGAATCTCGAGCTAATAGAATAA
- a CDS encoding YbbR-like domain-containing protein gives MKISKKITNIIKLLFDDWQNKAISILIAILMFVAFHFNKIESITTEKEFNIVLNDQIALGKIPDFSKVKITIKVNKDDLKYLDLNKIILFIEASKIKIPGKYKLPIKIKNLNSIHIAEYKLSKTNVLLNLDNKVSKSVKIEPKFKLIEKDGKGEYFIAKYNILPEHLLVCGPEQELKKINTIQTNVKEFDTRTLFVSDYLEVVPPTPLVMLEKSHVVINIYLNKKYSNTTIKFPNLIFNNLKNGLEIKDKEKIINSENKMFVKIKTRLSEKQIKTHINNQNISLAFDLANVKTPGIYNIATNIILKENINETEIYDYEPKKIKLEIIESSEIKP, from the coding sequence ATGAAAATAAGTAAAAAAATAACAAACATAATAAAGTTACTATTTGATGATTGGCAAAATAAAGCCATTTCCATTTTAATAGCTATTCTAATGTTTGTGGCATTTCATTTCAATAAAATAGAATCAATAACAACTGAAAAAGAATTCAACATTGTCTTAAATGATCAAATAGCTCTCGGAAAAATTCCCGACTTTAGCAAAGTCAAAATTACAATAAAAGTCAACAAAGATGATTTAAAATACCTTGATCTTAATAAAATAATATTATTTATTGAAGCATCAAAAATAAAGATTCCTGGCAAATATAAGCTGCCAATAAAAATAAAAAATCTTAATTCAATACACATTGCAGAATATAAGCTCTCAAAAACAAATGTATTGCTAAATCTTGATAACAAAGTCTCTAAATCAGTTAAAATAGAGCCTAAGTTTAAACTTATAGAAAAAGATGGCAAAGGAGAATATTTTATTGCAAAATACAATATACTGCCTGAACATTTATTAGTATGTGGTCCTGAACAAGAACTTAAAAAAATAAACACTATTCAAACCAACGTAAAAGAGTTTGATACAAGAACCCTATTTGTATCAGATTATCTTGAAGTAGTTCCTCCAACCCCTCTAGTTATGCTTGAAAAAAGTCATGTGGTAATCAATATTTATTTAAACAAAAAATATTCAAACACAACAATAAAATTTCCTAATCTTATTTTTAATAATTTAAAAAATGGTCTTGAGATTAAAGATAAGGAAAAAATAATAAACTCAGAAAACAAAATGTTTGTAAAAATAAAAACAAGACTTTCTGAAAAACAAATTAAAACCCATATAAACAATCAAAATATAAGCCTTGCCTTTGATTTAGCAAATGTAAAAACCCCGGGGATTTACAACATTGCCACAAATATAATTCTTAAAGAGAATATCAATGAAACAGAAATATATGATTATGAACCTAAAAAAATAAAACTAGAAATCATCGAAAGCTCAGAGATCAAACCATGA
- a CDS encoding holo-ACP synthase, which translates to MKSIGCDIIKVERFKSFLENKKKMERFFTHKEIENFKLKGGSILESLAGKFAAKESLIKALSPLLQYKIRYGLKDIEVIKSLKGNAKFCLHNEIEKFAINMNLKLYLTISHEKEYAIAFVMVEN; encoded by the coding sequence ATGAAGTCAATAGGATGTGATATAATAAAAGTCGAAAGATTCAAAAGTTTTTTAGAAAATAAAAAAAAAATGGAAAGATTCTTTACACATAAAGAAATTGAAAATTTTAAATTAAAAGGCGGTAGCATTTTAGAAAGTTTAGCTGGAAAATTTGCAGCTAAAGAATCTTTAATTAAAGCATTAAGTCCACTGTTGCAATATAAAATACGTTATGGCCTTAAAGATATTGAGGTAATAAAATCTTTAAAAGGAAATGCAAAATTTTGCTTGCATAATGAAATTGAAAAATTTGCAATAAACATGAATTTAAAGCTATACCTAACAATATCCCATGAAAAGGAGTACGCTATTGCATTTGTAATGGTAGAAAATTAA
- a CDS encoding DUF2225 domain-containing protein: protein MKKISYFTKEKIECPICHFKFQKEELFTGSSRLIAGELKIDLKREYIKNNKYGNIYPRIYSVTVCPKCYFAAFPSEFNSIPKNKKEILQNKKYERKKINAIFDNTINFSKSRTLKEGAASYILAMLCYEHLEKNSSPTLNQAKSAIRAAWTFEDLEKEEPNKNYNYLQKIFYHKAAYLYKLVIEKDKDNSEPISASTIFGPDTDKNYGYDSVLYLSGLLEYFYGNKENKEYRYKQLNDIKTTLSKIAGMGKSSKEKPSILLDKIKEVYFKISKEMKNLK, encoded by the coding sequence ATGAAAAAAATATCATATTTTACAAAAGAAAAAATTGAATGCCCTATATGTCATTTTAAATTTCAAAAAGAAGAACTTTTTACTGGAAGTAGTAGATTAATAGCTGGAGAGTTAAAAATTGATCTAAAAAGAGAATATATAAAAAACAACAAATATGGCAACATTTATCCTAGAATATATTCTGTAACAGTATGTCCAAAATGCTACTTTGCAGCATTCCCAAGCGAATTTAATTCAATCCCTAAAAACAAAAAAGAAATTTTGCAAAATAAAAAATACGAAAGAAAAAAAATAAATGCGATTTTTGATAACACGATCAACTTCAGCAAATCTAGAACATTAAAAGAAGGAGCTGCAAGCTATATTCTTGCTATGCTGTGTTATGAGCATCTTGAAAAGAATTCTAGCCCTACGTTAAATCAAGCAAAATCAGCAATAAGAGCTGCTTGGACATTTGAAGACCTTGAAAAAGAAGAACCAAACAAAAACTATAATTATCTTCAAAAAATATTTTACCACAAAGCTGCATATCTTTATAAACTAGTTATAGAAAAAGACAAAGACAATTCAGAACCTATTAGTGCATCAACTATATTTGGCCCAGACACAGATAAAAATTACGGCTATGACAGTGTTCTCTACTTATCAGGTCTTCTAGAATACTTTTATGGAAATAAAGAGAATAAAGAATACAGATACAAACAATTAAATGACATAAAAACCACTCTTTCTAAAATAGCAGGAATGGGCAAATCTTCAAAAGAAAAGCCTTCAATACTTTTAGACAAAATCAAAGAAGTTTACTTTAAAATATCAAAGGAAATGAAAAATCTTAAATAA
- the truA gene encoding tRNA pseudouridine(38-40) synthase TruA translates to MRKILAEIAYDGSIYHGFQIQPKKPTVQGEIEKALMKINKKKIKIHSSGRTDKGVHAKGQIITFDININIQLNNLKKALNAILLKNSIKILKLKYVKNSFHPRFNAKKRKYRYCILNSNNYYPWEGYQAHYVNKKLNISNLNQMAKILIGNHDFTTFSCIKDKSKSKFRHIHFAKFKKRGKYIIFEIIGSSFLWKMVRSIIGTMLDIEIKNESISIFETILKSKNRNLARTTAPANALFLDKVYYE, encoded by the coding sequence ATGAGAAAAATATTAGCTGAGATTGCTTATGACGGATCTATATATCATGGATTTCAAATACAACCAAAAAAGCCTACTGTTCAAGGAGAAATTGAAAAAGCTCTAATGAAAATCAACAAAAAAAAAATAAAAATTCATTCATCTGGAAGAACAGATAAAGGAGTTCATGCAAAAGGACAAATAATAACTTTTGATATAAATATCAATATTCAGCTAAACAATTTAAAAAAAGCTTTAAATGCAATATTATTAAAGAACAGTATAAAAATACTAAAACTCAAATATGTAAAAAATTCATTTCATCCACGTTTTAACGCTAAAAAAAGAAAATACCGTTACTGTATATTAAACAGCAATAACTACTATCCCTGGGAAGGCTATCAAGCTCACTATGTAAACAAAAAACTAAATATTAGCAATTTAAACCAAATGGCTAAAATATTAATTGGAAACCATGATTTTACCACATTTTCATGCATAAAAGATAAAAGCAAATCCAAATTTAGGCATATACATTTTGCTAAATTTAAAAAAAGAGGGAAATATATTATTTTTGAAATAATAGGATCTTCTTTTTTGTGGAAAATGGTAAGATCAATAATAGGCACAATGCTGGATATCGAAATAAAAAACGAATCAATTTCTATTTTTGAAACAATACTAAAATCAAAAAATAGAAACCTTGCAAGAACAACTGCACCCGCAAATGCTTTATTTTTAGATAAGGTTTACTATGAATAA
- a CDS encoding uracil-DNA glycosylase family protein, with translation MNNNILNKKLFLLKILTNNIEGKITENFEKIENDIKQKIEKAKSVKIYQKNENIKQPKEMSIKTKNLTNLLPNNSLQEKSINNNHIIIYINRNYLDEPSRDIITKWCKSININNYKIIDTIESLNLEISNKNLKAILSCEEIDFFLNQPLRIQIVRGIELRFKGIPLVFTYLPTNQIKNPELKKEIWQDLKIIKGIIKYG, from the coding sequence ATGAATAATAATATTTTAAATAAAAAACTTTTTTTACTTAAAATATTGACAAATAATATTGAAGGTAAAATTACAGAAAATTTTGAAAAAATAGAGAATGATATTAAACAAAAAATAGAAAAAGCTAAAAGTGTTAAAATTTATCAAAAAAATGAAAATATCAAACAACCTAAAGAAATGTCTATAAAAACCAAAAATTTAACAAACCTATTACCAAATAATAGTTTACAAGAAAAAAGCATCAACAACAATCATATCATAATATATATAAACAGAAACTATCTCGACGAACCTTCAAGGGATATTATAACAAAATGGTGCAAAAGCATAAATATAAACAATTATAAAATAATAGACACTATTGAATCGCTTAACTTAGAAATCAGCAATAAAAACCTTAAAGCAATTTTATCTTGCGAAGAAATAGATTTTTTCTTAAATCAACCGTTAAGAATTCAAATTGTAAGAGGAATAGAACTAAGATTTAAAGGTATTCCGTTAGTTTTTACATACCTTCCTACAAACCAAATAAAAAATCCAGAATTAAAAAAAGAAATATGGCAAGATTTAAAAATAATAAAAGGCATAATAAAATATGGTTGA